A stretch of Aedes aegypti strain LVP_AGWG chromosome 2, AaegL5.0 Primary Assembly, whole genome shotgun sequence DNA encodes these proteins:
- the LOC5569681 gene encoding trypsin 3A1 isoform X1, translating into MNQFLFVSFCALLGLSQVSAATLSSGRIVGGFQIDIAEVPHQVSLQRSGRHFCGGSIISPRWVLTAAHCTTNTDPAAYTIRAGSTDRTNGGIIVKVKSVIPHPQYNGDTYNYDFSLLELDESIGFSRSIEAIALPEASETVADGAMCTVSGWGDTKNVFEMNTLLRAVNVPSYNQAECAAALVNVVPVTEQMICAGYAAGGKDSCQGDSGGPLVSGDKLVGVVSWGKGCALPNLPGVYARVSTVRQWIREVSEV; encoded by the exons ATGAACCAATTTCTCTTTGTCAGTTTTTGTGCCCTTCTGGGACTCAGCCAAG TTTCAGCTGCAACGCTGTCCAGCGGTCGCATCGTTGGCGGATTCCAGATCGACATCGCCGAGGTCCCGCATCAGGTGTCCCTGCAGCGCAGCGGGAGACATTTCTGCGGAGGGTCGATCATCTCGCCGCGATGGGTACTGACAGCAGCTCACTGCACCACGAATACAGATCCTGCGGCCTACACAATCCGGGCCGGTTCTACGGATCGTACCAACGGTGGCATCATAGTGAAAGTCAAATCGGTGATCCCTCACCCGCAGTATAATGGTGATACCTACAACTATGACTTTTCACTGCTGGAGTTGGACGAAAGTATTGGATTCAGTCGTTCGATTGAGGCTATTGCATTGCCGGAGGCTAGCGAAACCGTGGCAGATGGAGCTATGTGCACCGTTTCCGGTTGGGGAGACACCAAGAATGTTTTTGAGATGAACACGTTGTTGCGCGCCGTCAACGTTCCTTCGTACAACCAGGCGGAATGTGCTGCCGCTTTGGTCAACGTTGTTCCGGTGACGGAGCAGATGATCTGCGCTGGTTATGCCGCTGGAGGTAAGGATTCTTGCCAGGGAGACTCCGGTGGCCCACTGGTCTCTGGTGATAAACTGGTCGGAGTCGTTTCTTGGGGCAAGGGCTGCGCATTGCCAAACCTGCCGGGAGTCTACGCTCGGGTGTCCACTGTTCGCCAATGGATCCGAGAGGTTTCCGAGGTTTAA
- the LOC5569681 gene encoding trypsin 3A1 isoform X2, protein MNQFLFVSFCALLGLSQAATLSSGRIVGGFQIDIAEVPHQVSLQRSGRHFCGGSIISPRWVLTAAHCTTNTDPAAYTIRAGSTDRTNGGIIVKVKSVIPHPQYNGDTYNYDFSLLELDESIGFSRSIEAIALPEASETVADGAMCTVSGWGDTKNVFEMNTLLRAVNVPSYNQAECAAALVNVVPVTEQMICAGYAAGGKDSCQGDSGGPLVSGDKLVGVVSWGKGCALPNLPGVYARVSTVRQWIREVSEV, encoded by the exons ATGAACCAATTTCTCTTTGTCAGTTTTTGTGCCCTTCTGGGACTCAGCCAAG CTGCAACGCTGTCCAGCGGTCGCATCGTTGGCGGATTCCAGATCGACATCGCCGAGGTCCCGCATCAGGTGTCCCTGCAGCGCAGCGGGAGACATTTCTGCGGAGGGTCGATCATCTCGCCGCGATGGGTACTGACAGCAGCTCACTGCACCACGAATACAGATCCTGCGGCCTACACAATCCGGGCCGGTTCTACGGATCGTACCAACGGTGGCATCATAGTGAAAGTCAAATCGGTGATCCCTCACCCGCAGTATAATGGTGATACCTACAACTATGACTTTTCACTGCTGGAGTTGGACGAAAGTATTGGATTCAGTCGTTCGATTGAGGCTATTGCATTGCCGGAGGCTAGCGAAACCGTGGCAGATGGAGCTATGTGCACCGTTTCCGGTTGGGGAGACACCAAGAATGTTTTTGAGATGAACACGTTGTTGCGCGCCGTCAACGTTCCTTCGTACAACCAGGCGGAATGTGCTGCCGCTTTGGTCAACGTTGTTCCGGTGACGGAGCAGATGATCTGCGCTGGTTATGCCGCTGGAGGTAAGGATTCTTGCCAGGGAGACTCCGGTGGCCCACTGGTCTCTGGTGATAAACTGGTCGGAGTCGTTTCTTGGGGCAAGGGCTGCGCATTGCCAAACCTGCCGGGAGTCTACGCTCGGGTGTCCACTGTTCGCCAATGGATCCGAGAGGTTTCCGAGGTTTAA